One window of Cohnella hashimotonis genomic DNA carries:
- a CDS encoding sugar phosphate isomerase/epimerase family protein: MKLGVSTYSLYQAVLRKEMNVLDVVDWTADQGGEHIEIVPVGYSLYEEDGLAEKIAARAAACGIEVSNYAVRGNLVAESEEAFRAELERLKGEVDMAARLGVKRMRHDAATHPDTSAAHYARLLPRLSEGCAEIADYAARYGIVTSVENHGYLLQAFDRVLGLVHAVGRENFRTTLDVGNFVCADGDPLASVLASVPYASMVHFKDFYVRPPGRDPGEGWFRSTAGRYLRGAIVGQGDLDLPGIVSLLKRSGYDGYISIEFEGMEDCRDGTRIALANARRLWDEA; the protein is encoded by the coding sequence GTGAAGCTGGGCGTCAGCACGTATAGTCTGTATCAAGCGGTCTTGCGAAAAGAGATGAACGTCCTTGACGTCGTCGATTGGACGGCGGACCAGGGCGGAGAACATATCGAGATCGTTCCCGTCGGCTACAGCCTTTATGAAGAAGACGGGCTCGCGGAAAAAATCGCGGCGCGGGCGGCGGCATGCGGCATCGAGGTGTCCAATTATGCCGTACGCGGCAATCTCGTCGCGGAGAGCGAGGAAGCCTTCCGCGCAGAGCTCGAGCGGCTCAAGGGCGAGGTCGACATGGCGGCGAGGCTCGGCGTCAAGCGCATGCGGCACGATGCCGCGACGCACCCGGACACGTCGGCGGCGCATTACGCGCGGCTGCTGCCGCGCCTTTCCGAGGGCTGCGCGGAAATTGCCGACTACGCCGCCCGTTACGGCATCGTGACGAGCGTCGAGAACCACGGCTATTTGCTGCAAGCCTTCGATCGGGTGCTCGGTCTCGTGCACGCGGTCGGACGAGAAAACTTCCGTACCACGCTCGACGTGGGCAACTTCGTCTGTGCGGACGGCGATCCGCTGGCGTCCGTGCTCGCAAGCGTACCCTATGCGTCCATGGTGCATTTCAAGGACTTCTACGTGCGGCCGCCCGGGCGCGACCCGGGCGAAGGCTGGTTCCGCAGCACGGCGGGCAGATACCTGCGAGGCGCGATCGTCGGTCAGGGCGATCTCGACCTGCCGGGCATCGTGTCCCTCCTGAAGCGCTCGGGGTACGACGGCTATATCTCCATCGAGTTCGAGGGCATGGAGGATTGCCGCGACGGGACGCGCATCGCCTTGGCGAACGCGCGGCGTCTGTGGGACGAAGCGTGA